One Curtobacterium sp. MCLR17_032 genomic window carries:
- a CDS encoding SdrD B-like domain-containing protein: MTRAALALGVTLAVTLPTAAAAAAATSTAPPSIAATGAVIGLALEIAKDGNGPFTPEDGPGADTGATNGVVRTLDAVTYRVTMNSTGGTSTNERFTLTAPGGTSWAGVPGPCRGVGSSITGADLVCNLGDVAEGQAVAVPAVLDLSGDLRNGDRLDVVATGTADDAENGVITAAAPPVTVSAAARYNLSKNIAASRLNTEVLGPDGTTRGIQLVYPITVDWEPVVPGQGLLGFERSAGPMTFTDDLSEILGDLPSGAVLWNGGHPVCGVNEVTDWRFGNLPGGRGGTGNSVTDSGRIACVQDGAGQPVSVTITGTDTDPTHLPTAGLTGSLTQPNRAYFVSGYLSVWMPMPPTGTSVDSVNTYSPLQTTSISGATNFPGASEPAADNRATRNIVEFGAGNGYKHLYRVDEGAKISFGSARQGDPWVTPGTRLRSDVGASNPGLRPYQGVVLCDTYDRATQRLTRLGAQRIAAWSTGLTGGTVQYAAYDMASPVEGQRQATCDDSAGPWYDQPEDVPGGIDAVGAIRATGDLAGGRTAALYSFVETKDVADGTRARDFGHLRFGTDEPWFHDVTSDPGLAAGGLSDSVLVTENLARVTKKVVDAGYDAADTPDTTSFTVAGNTLDYALYPSLTNGNTTGKPSDLTVRDVLPPHVSYVAGSGSLAPETDTITDADGQQRQRLSWTLHDVTPNTEVAPITYTAEVSKTAPAAAVVNEVVVASPSDRSDERYRGAERAVQIVATGGVGVQETAVEPVIVTGDHLEWQLDYTNTDASPIQDADLIDVLPFDRDALNSSFNGSVRLAAAVVPEAAADESVMYTAAPAGDVDLDGTHPSNQPGGSTTWCAEVDFGTAGCPDSLADVTAFRLLRGAPVAVGQTVTHRITVQTEGQHDGDRYTNRFGLRASNLSLGVLSNPASIRIVAGALGDHVWSDEDGNGIQDPGEPGIAGVDVRLTGTDDHGGTVDRATVTDGAGDYRFGALRPGEYKVVFRAPEGRSFTRALVGTDRTVDSDAGPDGRTAETTVARVTDADDELVGVQRIDTIDAGILPGNDVVDPPGTVDPGFGVVPVEPDLPGDSGESGDATASPTPAPASGDSSAGATRTAGALAFTGSTGLLAASTAALLLTAAGGVLVGLRRVRRH; encoded by the coding sequence ATGACGCGTGCTGCTCTCGCGCTGGGTGTCACGCTCGCCGTGACCCTTCCGACCGCAGCCGCAGCCGCAGCGGCCACTTCGACCGCCCCACCGTCGATCGCCGCCACCGGGGCGGTCATCGGGTTGGCCCTCGAGATCGCGAAGGACGGCAACGGCCCCTTCACTCCGGAGGACGGTCCGGGTGCCGACACGGGTGCCACCAACGGCGTCGTCCGCACCCTCGATGCCGTCACCTACCGCGTCACCATGAACTCGACGGGGGGCACGAGCACGAACGAACGGTTCACTCTCACGGCGCCTGGGGGCACCTCGTGGGCCGGCGTCCCCGGCCCCTGCCGCGGAGTGGGGTCCTCGATCACGGGTGCCGATCTCGTCTGCAACCTCGGCGACGTCGCCGAGGGACAGGCGGTCGCTGTCCCCGCCGTCCTCGACCTCTCCGGCGACCTCCGGAACGGCGACCGGCTCGACGTCGTGGCGACCGGAACGGCGGATGATGCCGAGAACGGCGTGATCACTGCAGCCGCACCGCCGGTGACGGTCTCAGCCGCGGCGCGGTACAACCTCAGCAAGAACATCGCCGCCTCACGCCTGAACACGGAGGTCCTCGGTCCGGACGGCACGACCCGCGGCATCCAGCTGGTCTACCCCATCACCGTCGACTGGGAGCCGGTCGTCCCGGGACAGGGCCTGTTGGGCTTCGAGCGGAGCGCCGGACCGATGACCTTCACCGACGACCTCTCGGAGATCCTCGGCGATCTCCCCTCAGGAGCCGTGCTCTGGAACGGTGGGCACCCCGTCTGCGGTGTGAACGAGGTCACCGACTGGCGCTTCGGCAACCTCCCCGGTGGTCGCGGTGGCACGGGGAACAGCGTCACAGACTCCGGCAGGATCGCCTGCGTGCAGGACGGTGCCGGTCAGCCCGTGTCGGTGACGATCACCGGCACCGACACCGACCCGACCCACCTCCCCACGGCAGGACTGACCGGGTCGCTGACGCAGCCGAACCGCGCCTACTTCGTCTCCGGCTACCTGTCCGTCTGGATGCCCATGCCGCCGACCGGCACGAGCGTGGACTCGGTGAACACCTACTCGCCGCTGCAGACCACCTCGATCAGCGGAGCCACGAACTTCCCGGGAGCATCCGAGCCGGCCGCCGACAACCGCGCAACTCGCAACATCGTCGAGTTCGGGGCCGGCAACGGGTACAAGCACCTCTACCGAGTGGACGAGGGCGCCAAGATATCGTTCGGCTCGGCGCGGCAGGGTGATCCGTGGGTGACGCCCGGCACGAGGCTCCGCAGCGACGTCGGCGCGTCGAACCCCGGCCTCCGGCCCTACCAGGGCGTGGTGCTCTGCGACACCTACGACCGTGCGACCCAGCGACTCACACGGCTCGGTGCCCAACGGATCGCGGCGTGGAGCACGGGACTCACCGGCGGGACCGTCCAGTACGCCGCCTACGACATGGCCAGCCCAGTCGAAGGCCAGCGGCAGGCGACGTGCGACGACAGCGCCGGCCCCTGGTACGACCAGCCCGAGGACGTCCCGGGCGGCATCGACGCGGTGGGAGCGATCCGTGCCACCGGCGACCTCGCGGGCGGGAGGACCGCAGCCCTGTACTCCTTCGTCGAGACGAAGGACGTCGCCGACGGCACCCGGGCTCGTGACTTCGGCCACCTGCGGTTCGGCACGGACGAGCCCTGGTTCCACGACGTCACCTCCGACCCTGGACTCGCTGCCGGCGGGCTCTCGGACAGCGTCCTCGTCACCGAGAACCTCGCACGGGTCACGAAGAAGGTCGTCGATGCCGGGTACGACGCCGCAGACACCCCGGACACGACCAGTTTCACCGTCGCGGGCAACACCCTCGACTACGCCCTCTACCCGTCCCTGACGAACGGCAACACGACCGGCAAGCCGTCCGACCTCACCGTCCGGGACGTCCTGCCGCCGCACGTCAGCTACGTCGCCGGCAGTGGATCGCTCGCTCCGGAGACGGACACGATCACGGACGCCGACGGCCAGCAGCGTCAGCGTCTGAGCTGGACCCTCCACGACGTCACCCCCAACACCGAGGTGGCCCCGATCACCTACACCGCCGAAGTGTCGAAGACCGCGCCCGCGGCAGCCGTCGTCAACGAGGTCGTCGTCGCCTCGCCGAGCGACCGTTCGGACGAGCGGTACCGCGGGGCTGAGCGCGCCGTGCAGATCGTCGCCACCGGCGGAGTGGGGGTCCAGGAGACCGCCGTCGAACCGGTCATCGTCACGGGCGACCACCTCGAGTGGCAGCTCGACTACACGAACACGGACGCCAGTCCGATCCAGGACGCCGACCTGATCGACGTCCTGCCGTTCGACCGGGACGCCCTGAACTCGTCCTTCAACGGCTCCGTCCGCCTCGCCGCAGCGGTCGTACCCGAGGCAGCGGCCGACGAGTCCGTCATGTACACCGCGGCACCGGCGGGCGACGTGGACCTCGACGGGACGCACCCGTCGAACCAGCCCGGCGGGTCGACCACCTGGTGCGCCGAGGTGGACTTCGGTACCGCAGGGTGTCCGGACTCCCTCGCCGACGTGACGGCCTTCCGCCTCCTCCGCGGTGCCCCCGTCGCCGTCGGCCAGACAGTCACCCACCGGATCACCGTGCAGACCGAGGGGCAGCACGACGGCGACCGGTACACGAACCGGTTCGGCCTGCGCGCCTCGAACCTGTCGCTGGGCGTGCTGTCGAACCCGGCGAGCATCCGCATCGTCGCCGGCGCCCTGGGCGACCACGTGTGGAGTGACGAGGACGGCAACGGCATCCAGGACCCTGGCGAGCCGGGCATCGCGGGTGTCGACGTCCGCCTGACCGGGACGGACGACCACGGCGGAACCGTGGATCGTGCCACCGTGACCGACGGCGCCGGCGACTACCGCTTCGGAGCGCTCCGGCCCGGCGAGTACAAGGTCGTCTTCCGCGCCCCCGAGGGCCGCTCGTTCACCCGTGCGCTGGTGGGGACGGACCGGACGGTGGACTCCGACGCGGGTCCGGACGGCCGGACTGCGGAGACCACGGTCGCACGGGTCACGGACGCTGACGACGAGTTGGTCGGCGTGCAGCGGATCGACACGATCGACGCCGGGATCCTGCCCGGGAACGACGTCGTCGATCCGCCCGGCACCGTCGATCCGGGCTTCGGCGTCGTCCCGGTCGAACCAGACCTCCCCGGCGACTCCGGGGAGTCCGGCGACGCCACCGCCTCCCCCACGCCAGCCCCGGCGTCCGGGGACAGCAGCGCCGGCGCGACGAGAACGGCGGGCGCGCTCGCGTTCACCGGGAGCACGGGCCTGCTGGCCGCCAGCACGGCGGCACTGCTCC